In one Corallococcus sp. EGB genomic region, the following are encoded:
- a CDS encoding fatty acid desaturase, whose product MQPALVSPADSPGAAPPESGLSRAEWVEMLRIRPLRAVGMAALHLGVWVAAAVAIARAGSLWVKLPLWMLAGGAVMGLIQLDHDAWHDNLFPRPWQNRLFGNALSLLVGIAYEPMRHDHLAHHRWNRTEKDPDAYNAGRRSLGLCALFYATVLFGIPLSLIYFNVLYPLQHFSRARLRRHGAVLLCYAGFYAGLFWLLSRHGLVPGAVECWLLPVLFASPLNGLKSIADHYANTWRGDRFHTATTVRGTRLVTFLWNGLNYHLDHHLYPRVPGYNLAKLHTHLRPGLLARGAPVFDSYLDVMGRALLAGPTVVDEAVRLVTLERKRP is encoded by the coding sequence CAGCCCTCGTGAGTCCCGCTGATTCGCCCGGTGCCGCGCCCCCGGAGTCCGGCCTCTCCCGCGCCGAGTGGGTGGAGATGCTCCGCATCCGTCCTCTGCGCGCGGTGGGCATGGCGGCGCTGCACCTGGGTGTCTGGGTCGCGGCGGCCGTGGCCATTGCCCGCGCGGGCAGCCTCTGGGTGAAGCTGCCGCTGTGGATGCTGGCGGGTGGGGCGGTGATGGGGCTCATCCAGTTGGACCACGACGCGTGGCACGACAACCTCTTCCCGAGGCCGTGGCAGAACCGCCTCTTCGGTAACGCGCTCAGCCTGCTCGTGGGCATCGCCTACGAGCCCATGCGCCATGACCACCTCGCGCACCACCGCTGGAACCGCACGGAGAAGGACCCCGACGCCTACAACGCGGGCCGCCGCTCGCTCGGGCTGTGCGCGCTCTTCTACGCCACCGTGCTGTTCGGCATCCCGCTGAGCCTCATCTACTTCAACGTCCTCTATCCGCTGCAGCACTTCTCCCGCGCGCGATTGCGCCGCCATGGCGCGGTGCTGCTCTGCTACGCGGGATTCTACGCGGGGCTCTTCTGGCTGCTGTCACGGCACGGGCTCGTCCCCGGCGCGGTGGAGTGCTGGCTGCTGCCGGTGCTCTTCGCCAGCCCCCTCAACGGCCTCAAGTCCATCGCGGACCACTACGCCAACACGTGGCGCGGGGACCGCTTCCACACCGCGACGACGGTGCGCGGCACGCGGCTGGTCACCTTCCTCTGGAACGGGCTCAACTACCACCTGGACCACCACCTCTATCCGCGCGTGCCCGGCTACAACCTCGCGAAGCTGCACACCCATCTGCGCCCCGGGCTGCTCGCGCGCGGCGCCCCCGTCTTCGACAGCTACCTCGACGTCATGGGACGCGCGCTGCTCGCCGGGCCCACCGTCGTGGACGAGGCCGTGCGGCTCGTCACCCTGGAACGAAAGCGCCCATGA
- a CDS encoding CapA family protein: MNALRQLYADIRYEDGRWPLSRWDLNLRYIAKSLLHVPEPRRTEDAEHFARVARHLASGSWKSDAPAALNLCAVGDVMWIRSGFREALSPGVRALMADAHVAFANLETPVDPARPVPRLVYETLHYNAPPGYLDAWEGTARHRVFSLCNNHALDQGAQGLERTRQSVLARPEHRCVGGPRAQDAVAGLEVAGVRLGIAAVTYDINHLAGVPTEGIPVTRLGSPRYEPDWERLGALIDAARAVGPDLVVLMPHWGFEYEYWPESLQREHAYRLIERGADILLGSSPHVLQPVELVSIDGGDSTCPAQVRRGGPPRVGLIAYSLGNFLSIMPTRACQTGAVLKLALARDAGGPLRPVDVRAVPTACGRGLGGEGFLDAGVMAVDELGPERAAPHLAHARRTLGGLISTRRD; the protein is encoded by the coding sequence ATGAACGCCCTGCGCCAGTTGTACGCGGACATCCGCTACGAGGACGGCCGCTGGCCGCTGTCCCGCTGGGACCTCAACCTGCGCTACATCGCCAAGAGCCTCCTCCACGTCCCCGAGCCACGCCGCACCGAGGACGCCGAGCACTTCGCGCGCGTCGCCCGGCACCTCGCCTCCGGGAGCTGGAAGTCCGACGCGCCAGCGGCGCTCAACCTGTGCGCCGTGGGCGATGTGATGTGGATTCGCAGCGGCTTCCGCGAGGCCCTCTCCCCGGGCGTGCGCGCGCTGATGGCGGACGCGCACGTGGCCTTCGCCAACCTGGAGACGCCCGTGGACCCGGCGCGGCCCGTGCCCCGGCTCGTCTACGAGACGCTCCACTACAACGCGCCGCCGGGCTACCTGGACGCGTGGGAGGGCACCGCGCGCCACCGCGTGTTCTCGCTGTGCAACAACCACGCGCTGGACCAGGGCGCGCAAGGGCTGGAGCGCACGCGCCAGAGCGTGCTGGCCCGCCCGGAGCACCGCTGCGTCGGAGGCCCTCGGGCACAGGACGCGGTGGCGGGCCTGGAGGTGGCCGGGGTGCGCCTGGGCATTGCCGCGGTGACGTATGACATCAACCACCTCGCGGGGGTGCCGACCGAGGGCATTCCGGTGACGCGCCTGGGCAGCCCTCGGTATGAGCCCGACTGGGAGCGGCTGGGCGCCCTCATTGACGCGGCGCGCGCGGTGGGACCGGACCTCGTGGTGCTCATGCCGCACTGGGGCTTCGAGTACGAGTACTGGCCCGAGTCCCTCCAGCGCGAGCACGCCTACCGCCTCATCGAGCGCGGGGCGGACATCCTCCTGGGCTCCTCGCCGCACGTGCTGCAGCCCGTGGAGCTGGTCTCCATCGACGGCGGGGACTCCACGTGCCCCGCGCAGGTGCGCCGGGGAGGGCCGCCGCGAGTGGGGCTCATCGCGTACTCGCTCGGCAACTTCCTGAGCATCATGCCCACGCGGGCGTGCCAGACGGGCGCGGTGCTGAAGCTCGCGCTCGCGCGGGACGCGGGGGGCCCCCTGCGCCCCGTGGACGTGCGCGCGGTGCCCACGGCGTGCGGGCGGGGCCTGGGCGGCGAGGGCTTCCTGGACGCGGGCGTCATGGCGGTGGACGAGCTGGGCCCCGAGCGCGCGGCGCCGCACCTCGCGCACGCGCGGCGCACCCTGGGCGGACTGATTTCAACCCGGAGGGACTGA
- a CDS encoding DUF4440 domain-containing protein, translated as MNRMFAGAPATASDARARLRQAEQAMSEASAKAGSATGFADFLAEDAVLLVEGEYALKGRQAIQTWLTAHPPEQDGTPRWESVRWDVSADGTLGYSVGTVTVDAEGAPRKVVGRYICAWRQQADGQWRVAATVRNAAKAPMTPPEGFSAANTEPGAAARTLSKDAVLEEAKAADRAFSAQSVREGMGKAFTACAARDAVMLMGDAGLYGQDAIARAYAPFTLEQTDLRWEPVLGDAAASGDLAYTVGRAISTGRDAQGQPRKDFVKYLTVWRRQADGQWRYVTDGGNSSPGPQGP; from the coding sequence ATGAACCGGATGTTCGCGGGTGCGCCGGCCACGGCGTCGGACGCGCGCGCGCGGCTGCGGCAGGCGGAGCAGGCGATGTCGGAGGCGAGCGCGAAGGCCGGCTCGGCGACGGGCTTCGCGGACTTCCTGGCGGAGGACGCGGTGCTGCTGGTGGAGGGTGAGTACGCGCTGAAGGGAAGGCAGGCCATCCAGACGTGGCTGACCGCGCACCCGCCGGAGCAGGACGGCACGCCGCGGTGGGAGTCGGTGCGCTGGGACGTGAGCGCGGACGGGACGCTGGGCTATTCGGTGGGGACCGTGACGGTGGACGCGGAAGGGGCGCCGCGGAAGGTGGTGGGGCGCTACATCTGCGCGTGGAGACAGCAGGCGGATGGCCAGTGGCGCGTGGCCGCCACGGTGCGCAACGCCGCCAAGGCGCCCATGACGCCGCCCGAGGGCTTCTCCGCGGCGAACACGGAGCCCGGGGCCGCGGCGCGCACGCTGTCGAAGGACGCGGTGCTGGAAGAGGCGAAGGCGGCGGACCGCGCCTTCTCCGCGCAGTCCGTGCGGGAGGGCATGGGCAAGGCGTTCACGGCCTGCGCGGCGCGGGACGCGGTGATGCTGATGGGCGACGCGGGCCTGTACGGCCAGGACGCTATCGCCAGGGCCTACGCGCCGTTCACGCTGGAGCAGACCGACCTGCGCTGGGAGCCGGTGCTGGGCGACGCGGCGGCGTCCGGGGACCTGGCGTACACGGTGGGCCGCGCCATCTCGACGGGCAGGGACGCGCAGGGCCAGCCGCGCAAGGACTTCGTGAAGTACCTCACCGTGTGGCGCCGCCAGGCGGATGGCCAGTGGCGCTACGTCACCGACGGCGGCAACTCCAGCCCCGGCCCCCAGGGGCCCTGA
- a CDS encoding iron-containing redox enzyme family protein yields the protein MVSMREQLEALTVGMARQVAGWLPAVTPERYVAFLDMMYHYTLRSGDRLRLAAERATLPELKAFFAELAADEQSHYQLAKADLAAFGRTPSDATPREVSAFHAFWEGIPAERQLSFLGALYVLEGVARHLGGDTRQGLGRLGLDRTRARFLLVHLDVDVEHGARAQALCESLGAHGPEPLLDGARQAADFWGAIHRRALAET from the coding sequence ATGGTGTCGATGCGGGAGCAGTTGGAGGCACTCACCGTGGGCATGGCCCGGCAGGTCGCGGGCTGGCTGCCGGCCGTGACGCCCGAGCGGTACGTGGCCTTCCTGGACATGATGTACCACTACACGCTGCGCAGTGGAGACCGGCTGCGGCTCGCGGCCGAGCGCGCCACGCTCCCCGAGCTGAAGGCCTTCTTCGCGGAGCTCGCGGCGGACGAGCAGTCCCACTACCAGCTCGCGAAGGCGGACCTCGCGGCCTTCGGGCGCACGCCGTCGGACGCCACGCCCCGCGAGGTCTCCGCGTTCCACGCCTTCTGGGAAGGCATCCCGGCGGAGCGCCAGCTCTCGTTCCTCGGCGCGCTGTATGTGCTGGAGGGAGTGGCGCGGCACCTCGGGGGCGACACACGCCAGGGGTTGGGGCGGCTCGGCCTGGACAGGACGCGGGCGCGCTTCCTGCTCGTGCACCTGGACGTGGACGTGGAGCACGGCGCGCGGGCCCAGGCGCTCTGCGAGTCGCTCGGTGCGCACGGCCCCGAGCCCCTGCTGGACGGCGCGCGCCAGGCGGCGGACTTCTGGGGGGCCATCCATCGCCGGGCGCTCGCGGAGACATAG
- a CDS encoding DHHA1 domain-containing protein, translated as MSLYDAQTVDSCTWPDTPEGRMARDFIVPLVKHGSTAYVTDRTTFQVLALDGLRLPLAVNDAEYENSALHSTFSRYITLQMTGVTAEAFGAARAAVMRGAMHSVGALLKAAGINKVVLVDHWLVLRNLHSQPTGEQVDRITAFLTERFPHHAIVFCALNPAGYAPLLNTLVERGYGLLYAAHTRMTLPLQEVSKQVRENRRRDARLLEAAGYHVVDGREVPDCEPRLEELYRALNGGKYHTNLQFTQEWYRWTLRQGLLTYKLAVKDGRVDGFYAHHVSQGVLFSPLFGYDLALPQELGLYRGLVFQLMNDALDVGLTIELGPGADPFKSMRGSVPVPRWSAVYTEHLAGPRRLAWRALQRYANDAVRPPTVAMLRKVDGDAVVGFGPPRTPLVSPLGQTPLEAARKVREQLDALEAALDAAARLPGEARLQALSPLSQTLHNWPQPMSRVVALRERLTKLEHEARRKPAEPQGPTPAEHARRLLESATRWGDTALVAAHLGEATAPHLKALVEALRGAAGSVGVVLTATRGDKVVLVTAASAALRGLGLDAGQLMAAAAPCVDGKGGGSPDVAWGGGSRADGVDAALDAARGRVRTHLGIES; from the coding sequence ATGAGTCTCTATGACGCGCAGACTGTCGATTCGTGCACCTGGCCGGACACGCCCGAGGGCCGGATGGCCCGGGACTTCATCGTGCCGCTGGTGAAACACGGCAGCACGGCGTACGTCACCGACCGGACCACCTTCCAGGTGCTGGCGCTGGACGGGCTGCGCCTGCCGCTGGCCGTCAATGACGCGGAGTATGAGAACTCCGCGCTGCACTCCACCTTCTCGCGCTACATCACACTGCAGATGACGGGGGTGACGGCGGAGGCGTTCGGTGCGGCGCGCGCGGCGGTGATGCGCGGCGCCATGCACTCGGTGGGGGCGCTGCTCAAGGCGGCGGGCATCAACAAGGTGGTGCTGGTGGACCACTGGCTGGTGCTGCGCAACCTCCACTCGCAGCCCACCGGTGAGCAGGTGGATCGCATCACCGCGTTCCTGACGGAGCGGTTCCCGCACCACGCCATCGTCTTCTGCGCGCTCAACCCGGCCGGCTACGCGCCGCTGCTCAACACGCTGGTGGAGCGGGGCTACGGGCTGCTCTACGCAGCGCACACGCGCATGACGCTGCCCCTGCAGGAGGTCAGCAAGCAGGTGCGGGAGAACCGGCGGCGCGACGCGCGGCTGCTGGAGGCGGCCGGCTACCACGTGGTGGACGGGCGCGAGGTGCCGGACTGCGAGCCCCGGCTGGAGGAGCTCTACCGCGCGCTCAACGGCGGCAAGTACCACACCAACCTCCAGTTCACCCAGGAGTGGTACCGCTGGACGCTGCGTCAGGGCCTGCTCACCTACAAGCTGGCGGTGAAGGACGGGCGGGTGGACGGCTTCTATGCCCACCACGTCAGCCAGGGCGTCCTCTTCTCCCCGCTGTTCGGCTACGACCTGGCGCTGCCGCAGGAGCTGGGGCTGTACCGGGGGCTGGTGTTCCAGCTGATGAACGACGCGCTGGACGTGGGCCTCACCATCGAGCTGGGGCCGGGCGCGGATCCGTTCAAGAGCATGCGCGGCTCCGTGCCGGTGCCCCGCTGGAGCGCCGTCTACACGGAGCACCTGGCCGGCCCGCGCCGCCTCGCCTGGCGCGCGCTCCAGCGCTACGCCAACGACGCCGTGCGGCCGCCCACGGTGGCCATGCTGCGCAAGGTGGACGGCGACGCGGTGGTGGGCTTCGGGCCGCCCCGGACGCCCCTGGTATCGCCCCTGGGGCAGACGCCGCTGGAGGCGGCGCGCAAGGTGCGCGAGCAGCTGGACGCGCTGGAGGCGGCGCTGGACGCGGCGGCGAGGCTCCCCGGCGAGGCGCGGCTCCAGGCCCTGTCCCCGCTGTCACAGACGCTGCACAACTGGCCCCAGCCCATGTCGCGCGTGGTCGCGCTGCGCGAGCGGCTGACGAAGCTGGAGCACGAGGCGCGCCGCAAGCCCGCCGAGCCCCAGGGTCCCACCCCGGCGGAGCACGCGCGGCGGTTGCTGGAGTCCGCCACGCGCTGGGGCGACACCGCGCTGGTCGCCGCGCACCTGGGCGAAGCGACCGCGCCGCACCTCAAGGCGCTGGTGGAGGCCCTGCGGGGCGCGGCCGGCAGCGTGGGCGTGGTGCTCACCGCCACGCGCGGCGACAAGGTGGTGCTGGTGACGGCGGCGAGCGCGGCGCTGCGCGGCCTGGGCCTGGACGCGGGGCAGCTCATGGCTGCGGCGGCGCCGTGCGTGGACGGCAAGGGGGGCGGGTCGCCGGACGTGGCCTGGGGCGGGGGCTCGCGCGCGGACGGCGTGGACGCGGCGCTGGACGCGGCGCGCGGCCGCGTGCGCACGCACCTGGGTATCGAGTCCTGA